One window of Triticum dicoccoides isolate Atlit2015 ecotype Zavitan chromosome 5A, WEW_v2.0, whole genome shotgun sequence genomic DNA carries:
- the LOC119304044 gene encoding uncharacterized protein LOC119304044 isoform X1, with protein MKKVRARPRRIPAFGEWNYYDDGGYGYGDGAGDWPATQCLDSARQAGLFVSLPASPKPLKKVVKWGDSGTLEVDGEQRQRQRQKVVVGLREEHGPRKQQQGKPIEIYLKVSDAADAQLAASCTKTRRARVVKAVDEDLYVIPPDMLCHNNPRKRLTKRLWIGCLGCVSA; from the exons ATGAAG AAGGTGCGGGCGAGGCCGCGGCGGATCCCGGCGTTCGGCGAGTGGAACTACTACGACGACGGCGGGTACGGGTACGGCGACGGCGCCGGCGACTGGCCGGCCACCCAGTGCTTGGACTCCGCCAGGCAGGCCGGCCTGTTCGTCTCGTTGCCGGCTTCACCGAAGCCACTCAAGAAG GTGGTAAAGTGGGGTGACAGCGGCACGCTGGAGGTGGACGGGGAGCAGAGGCAGAGGCAGAGGCAGAAGGTGGTGGTGGGGCTGCGCGAAGAGCACGGGCCGAGGAAGCAGCAGCAGGGGAAGCCCATAGAAATTTACCTGAAAGTGTCTGACGCCGCCGACGCCCAGCTCGCCGCGAGCTGCACCAAAACCCGCAGGGCGAGGGTGGTCAAAGCCGTGGACGAGGACCTCTACGTGATCCCGCCGGACATGCTCTGCCACAACAACCCACGC AAGAGGCTGACGAAAAGGC
- the LOC119304044 gene encoding uncharacterized protein LOC119304044 isoform X2, whose product MKVRARPRRIPAFGEWNYYDDGGYGYGDGAGDWPATQCLDSARQAGLFVSLPASPKPLKKVVKWGDSGTLEVDGEQRQRQRQKVVVGLREEHGPRKQQQGKPIEIYLKVSDAADAQLAASCTKTRRARVVKAVDEDLYVIPPDMLCHNNPRKRLTKRLWIGCLGCVSA is encoded by the exons ATGAAG GTGCGGGCGAGGCCGCGGCGGATCCCGGCGTTCGGCGAGTGGAACTACTACGACGACGGCGGGTACGGGTACGGCGACGGCGCCGGCGACTGGCCGGCCACCCAGTGCTTGGACTCCGCCAGGCAGGCCGGCCTGTTCGTCTCGTTGCCGGCTTCACCGAAGCCACTCAAGAAG GTGGTAAAGTGGGGTGACAGCGGCACGCTGGAGGTGGACGGGGAGCAGAGGCAGAGGCAGAGGCAGAAGGTGGTGGTGGGGCTGCGCGAAGAGCACGGGCCGAGGAAGCAGCAGCAGGGGAAGCCCATAGAAATTTACCTGAAAGTGTCTGACGCCGCCGACGCCCAGCTCGCCGCGAGCTGCACCAAAACCCGCAGGGCGAGGGTGGTCAAAGCCGTGGACGAGGACCTCTACGTGATCCCGCCGGACATGCTCTGCCACAACAACCCACGC AAGAGGCTGACGAAAAGGC